In the Tribolium castaneum strain GA2 chromosome 1, icTriCast1.1, whole genome shotgun sequence genome, one interval contains:
- the LOC657138 gene encoding ras-related and estrogen-regulated growth inhibitor-like protein yields the protein MNTKATRRKKSSLTEVKVAVIGAPGVGKSALSVRFLTKRYIGEYDHQSETRYKHEVLVDGEPVLYEILDTCPKNEDDLPSSEIINWADGLLFVYSITNRRSFTFLKRVGTLIADSDIPVYIVGNKKDMVHLREVSAEEGAMLARDFECGFSEVAAAEQVAPVAVVFQEICRAVLAARRKSKHSLLERMLGSRTSNLRLYVRGKSDSALPKD from the exons ATGAACACAAAAGCAACAAGACGGAAAAAATCGTCGCTTACTGAAGTCAAAGTTGCTGTCATTGGTGCACCAGGAGTTGGGAAAAGTg cgcTGTCAGTTCGATTCCTTACGAAGCGATATATTGGAGAGTATGACCACCAGTCAG aaactcGTTACAAACACGAAGTGTTAGTAGATGGAGAACCAGTTCTTTACGAaattttagacacgtgtccaaAG AATGAAGATGATCTACCTTCTAGCGAGATAATAAACTGGGCTGATGGCCTCCTTTTCGTTTATTCCATCACAAATCGTCGCTCTTTCACTTTTCTGAAACGTGTAGGGACCCTGATTGCAGATTCCGACATTCCTGTGTACATAGTGGGTAATAAAAAAGATATGGTTCACTTGAGGGAAGTTAGCGCTGAAGAAGGTGCAATGTTAGCTAGAGACTTTGAATGTGGATTTTCGGAGGTAGCAGCTGCTGAACAAGTCGCTCCAGTTGCTGTGGTTTTTCAAGAAATATGTCGAGCGGTTCTGGCAGCTAGAAGAAAGTCGAAACATTCGCTGCTTGAACGAATGCTTGGATCACGAACTAGTAATTTACGGCTGTATGTCAGAGGGAAAAGTGATAGTGCGTTACCGAAAGACTga
- the LOC654863 gene encoding uncharacterized protein LOC654863 gives MSQIQITPNPGDPPDQDDESWVDLLQNLTTFITASASLVNSLKHTIEVAKLQPAQEIQEEIAKVEAKTSTLQQSTSKTSTPKPSTSKLAVGSTSKTSTPLTPKTSDAAVVAKTSSLCVCKPKSKGSVKNNPAKAESFAKEKSVKLNKLKEDCKLAQKNLADIQEQVRQLERLYQDYESMNTPEGQVNPAALYKQIMKPQTVPYVPVPKTSRRPPGPESCDCFVSYKNKSFYQKPKDKVAVLSTIPYHQPYY, from the exons ATGTCACAAATACAAATTACTCCAAACCCCGGCGATCCCCCAGACCAAGACGACGAAAGTTGGGTGGATCTGCTCCAAAACCTGACCACTTTTATAACAGCTTCAGCCAGTTTGGTCAACAGCCTGAAACACACAATCGAAGTGGCAAAACTGCAACCAGCCCAAGAAATCCAAGAGGAAATAGCGAAAGTCGAAGCCAAAACCTCCACTTTGCAGCAAAGTACTTCAAAAACATCTACACCTAAACCGTCCACTTCCAAGCTAGCAGTTGGAAGCACTTCCAAGACGTCCACACCTCTAACTCCTAAAACATCGGATGCTGCTGTTGTGGCCAAGACGTCGAGTTTGTGTGTTTGTAAACCAAAATCTAAAGGTTCCGTAAAAAATAATCCTGCAAAGGCTGAGtcat TTGCAAAAGAAAAATCTGTAAAGCTTAATAAGTTGAAAGAGGATTGTAAATTGGCTCAGAAAAATTTGGCAGATATTCAAGAGCAGGTGCGACAGCTGGAAAGGCTGTATCAGGATTATGAGTCCATGAATACGCCTGAAGGACAAGTAAATCCTGCGGCACTTTATAAGCAAATCATGAAACCACAGACTGTTCCCTACGTCCCAGTTCCTAAG acgTCCAGAAGACCTCCTGGTCCGGAGTCTTGCGATTGTTTCGTCtcttacaaaaacaaatcgttttacCAGAAACCTAAGGACAAGGTGGCTGTTTTGTCGACTATTCCATACCATCAACCTTATTATTAA